The following coding sequences lie in one Phragmites australis chromosome 8, lpPhrAust1.1, whole genome shotgun sequence genomic window:
- the LOC133926344 gene encoding 2-oxoglutarate-dependent dioxygenase 11-like, which yields MADESWRVPTPVQEQAAAVEEPPSRYIQREQNRPGSLLAADMPEPIPVVDLSRLPAAADEAAKLRSALHTWGLFLVTNHGIETSLMDGMIDASREFFCQPLEEKQKYSNLIEGKRFQVQGYGNDPVITQDQILDWNDRLHLRVEPEDERNLAHWPKNPESFRDLLHEYTSKAKKVRDIIFQATAKILELDEDYFINDKAPAFARFNYYPPCPRPELVFGIKPHSDASVLTILLVDNDVGGLQVQRDGIWYTVPSKPHTLLINVGDSMEIMSNGIFKSPVHRVVTNAEKERISLAMFCSMIGDRVLEPAAGLLDEERPARYRKIKAMDYAAGLHKHFSKGTRLIETMKL from the exons ATGGCTGACGAGTCATGGAGGGTGCCGACGCCAGTGCAAGAGCAGGCCGCCGCCGTGGAAGAGCCGCCGAGCCGGTACATCCAGCGGGAGCAGAACCGTCCCGGCAGTCTGCTCGCCGCCGACATGCCGGAGCCCATCCCTGTCGTCGACCTCAGCCGACTGCCGGCCGCTGCCGATGAGGCTGCCAAGCTCCGGTCGGCGCTGCACACCTGGGGGCTCTTCCTG GTTACCAACCACGGGATAGAAACATCTCTGATGGACGGTATGATAGACGCATCACGGGAGTTTTTTTGCCAACCGCTCGAGGAGAAGCAGAAATACAGCAACCTGATAGAGGGCAAGCGCTTCCAGGTGCAAGGGTACGGCAATGACCCGGTGATAACGCAAGATCAGATCCTGGACTGGAACGATCGGCTGCACCTCAGGGTGGAGCCAGAAGATGAGAGAAATCTTGCTCATTGGCCCAAAAATCCTGAATCCTTCAG GGATCTTCTGCACGAGTACACATCGAAAGCGAAGAAAGTAAGAGACATTATCTTTCAAGCAACAGCCAAGATCTTGGAGCTTGACGAGGACTATTTCATCAACGACAAGGCTCCCGCATTTGCCAGATTCAATTACTACCCTCCCTGTCCAAGGCCCGAGCTCGTCTTCGGCATCAAGCCTCACTCTGATGCCAGCGTTCTCACGATTCTTCTCGTCGACAATGATGTTGGTGGCCTGCAAGTTCAGAGAGACGGCATTTGGTACACTGTCCCATCCAAGCCACACACGCTGCTGATCAACGTGGGAGACTCCATGGAG ATAATGAGCAACGGGATCTTCAAGAGTCCAGTGCACAGGGTTGTGACGAATGCAGAGAAGGAGAGGATCTCGTTGGCCATGTTCTGTTCTATGATTGGTGACAGAGTGCTTGAGCCAGCGGCTGGCTTGCTGGACGAGGAGCGACCGGCGCGATACAGGAAAATTAAGGCCATGGACTACGCTGCTGGACTCCATAAACATTTTTCAAAAGGAACGAGACTTATCGAGACTATGAAGCTCTAA